Proteins encoded by one window of Moorella humiferrea:
- a CDS encoding Gfo/Idh/MocA family protein has product MMPVKFGIGMLGYGFMGKAHTNAFKKIPYIFYPFPVEPELVAICGRDKANVRETAARYRYQKWTTDWREMIADDRIQIFDNTGSNDIHCEPCIAALKAGKHVIVEKPMALNLAEAWRMYRAAREAEEKGTKHLVAFNYRFVPALRLARRIIAEGCLGRIYHFRSAYLLDRLSDPTAPFFWRLNKERAGSGVLGDLNSHAIDILRFLLQTEINAVMAWNHTFISQRPGPNGDNCPVDVEDASMLWLKLTNGAMATLEASKVATGYKTVWRIEIHGSEGGLAFELSRGNELQFYTKSDPLHLQGMRTIHVTEPEAHDYARYWWPRGHGLGWEHYHIHMLEHFLRCIATGADVAPWGATFADGFRCQEVIEAALVSGEKGGWVDINHTQLE; this is encoded by the coding sequence ATGATGCCAGTTAAATTTGGTATTGGTATGTTGGGATACGGTTTTATGGGTAAAGCCCATACCAACGCATTTAAAAAGATACCCTATATTTTTTACCCCTTTCCGGTGGAACCGGAGCTGGTGGCTATCTGCGGCCGCGATAAGGCCAATGTCCGGGAGACCGCCGCCCGCTACAGGTATCAAAAATGGACCACCGACTGGCGGGAAATGATTGCCGACGATAGGATACAAATCTTCGATAATACCGGCTCCAATGATATTCACTGTGAGCCCTGCATTGCCGCCCTTAAAGCCGGCAAGCACGTCATCGTCGAAAAACCCATGGCCTTAAACCTGGCTGAAGCCTGGAGGATGTACCGGGCGGCCAGGGAAGCAGAAGAGAAAGGTACGAAACACCTGGTGGCCTTTAATTACCGCTTCGTTCCTGCCCTCCGCCTGGCGCGGCGGATTATTGCTGAAGGGTGTTTGGGGAGAATATATCACTTTCGTTCTGCTTACCTGCTCGACCGCCTGTCCGATCCGACGGCTCCCTTTTTTTGGCGCCTGAATAAAGAACGAGCCGGCTCCGGCGTGCTGGGAGATTTAAATTCCCACGCCATAGATATCTTGCGCTTTCTCTTGCAGACAGAAATTAATGCGGTCATGGCCTGGAACCATACTTTTATTTCCCAAAGGCCCGGTCCCAACGGGGATAATTGCCCGGTAGATGTTGAAGACGCCTCAATGCTGTGGCTCAAACTGACCAATGGCGCCATGGCCACCCTGGAAGCCAGCAAGGTGGCCACCGGTTATAAAACCGTGTGGCGCATTGAAATCCACGGCAGCGAGGGGGGACTGGCCTTTGAACTTTCACGGGGGAATGAGCTGCAGTTCTATACCAAGAGCGATCCCTTACACCTCCAGGGGATGCGTACCATCCATGTAACCGAACCCGAGGCCCATGATTATGCCCGTTACTGGTGGCCCAGGGGTCACGGGCTAGGTTGGGAGCACTATCATATCCATATGCTTGAACATTTCCTGCGCTGCATCGCAACCGGGGCAGATGTAGCTCCATGGGGGGCAACCTTTGCCGACGGTTTCCGCTGCCAGGAAGTGATAGAAGCTGCCCTGGTTTCCGGCGAAAAAGGCGGCTGGGTAGATATAAACCATACACAGCTTGAATAG
- a CDS encoding CPBP family intramembrane glutamic endopeptidase, protein MAGETEKIPWNLWQCLLVLLGMVTAGYGTALLVRFFAPGLAPAYRYLMVGLAQGAAVLGGLHYIVRVKNGLGLEAVGLKTTTVPRAITSGLGGGLVLFLLVILVGSLLQLFLPDQAPQPFTELVIHARRPSDLLIPLFLASFLAPVTEELYFRGFLFPVLKERYGLKKGLLGSGLIFALLHFDLVRFLPLTMGGVGLAYLYERTENIVAAIIAHATWNTIMIFLLYFALRWV, encoded by the coding sequence ATGGCGGGAGAAACGGAGAAAATACCTTGGAATCTATGGCAGTGTCTCCTGGTCTTGCTGGGGATGGTGACGGCGGGTTACGGTACGGCGTTGCTGGTGCGTTTTTTTGCTCCGGGTTTGGCCCCGGCCTATCGATATCTGATGGTAGGCTTGGCCCAGGGTGCGGCCGTCCTGGGAGGGCTCCATTATATCGTCCGCGTTAAAAACGGCCTGGGATTGGAAGCCGTTGGCTTAAAAACAACTACTGTCCCTAGAGCCATCACCTCAGGTCTGGGTGGCGGGCTGGTTTTATTTTTGCTGGTAATTTTAGTGGGCAGCCTGTTGCAGTTGTTTTTACCCGATCAGGCTCCCCAACCCTTCACTGAACTGGTCATCCACGCCCGGCGGCCCAGCGATTTGCTTATACCGCTGTTTCTTGCCTCGTTTTTAGCCCCTGTAACCGAGGAACTTTATTTCCGGGGCTTTCTTTTTCCCGTCCTCAAAGAACGTTACGGGTTGAAAAAGGGACTTCTCGGCAGCGGCTTAATCTTTGCCCTGCTCCACTTCGATCTTGTCCGCTTCCTCCCCCTTACCATGGGGGGCGTCGGCCTGGCCTATCTTTATGAACGGACGGAAAACATCGTCGCGGCCATTATCGCCCATGCCACCTGGAATACAATCATGATTTTCCTTTTATATTTTGCCCTGCGGTGGGTATAA
- a CDS encoding DUF4912 domain-containing protein, giving the protein MITLIVLLALALLAGIFIWYRRRQTARPAAKPLPVVETSPRKELPQKYGKDEIVLMVKDPYWLYAYWELSDAKKEELKNRFGLSAWEKSRPLLRIYDLTNNPYDFLHAPFFEIAITEMADNWYIHTGKPCSTFCVDLGRWFPEHGFVTIARSNIVTTPADRPSEVIDPLWPPLEACWQAVEGYGKAKGISSSLLVKPEE; this is encoded by the coding sequence ATGATAACCCTTATCGTCCTGTTGGCCTTGGCCCTTTTGGCGGGGATATTTATCTGGTATCGGCGCCGACAGACCGCCCGCCCAGCAGCCAAACCCCTGCCGGTGGTCGAGACATCGCCAAGGAAAGAGTTACCGCAAAAATACGGCAAAGATGAGATTGTCCTGATGGTGAAGGACCCCTACTGGCTTTATGCCTACTGGGAGTTAAGCGATGCCAAAAAGGAAGAGCTTAAAAATCGCTTCGGCCTGAGCGCCTGGGAGAAATCCCGCCCCCTACTGCGCATCTACGATCTGACTAATAATCCCTATGATTTTCTTCACGCTCCCTTTTTTGAAATTGCCATAACGGAAATGGCCGACAACTGGTACATTCATACAGGTAAGCCCTGCAGCACCTTTTGTGTCGACTTGGGGCGGTGGTTTCCGGAACACGGCTTTGTCACCATAGCCCGCTCCAATATAGTCACCACTCCGGCCGACAGACCCAGCGAAGTTATCGATCCCCTCTGGCCGCCCCTGGAAGCCTGCTGGCAGGCCGTCGAGGGTTATGGCAAGGCAAAGGGTATCAGTTCTTCCCTGCTGGTAAAACCTGAGGAATAA
- a CDS encoding glycoside hydrolase family 57 protein, with protein sequence MPRGYVALVLHAHLPYVRDTEDDFSLAEKWFHEAMTETYIPLLHVCRRLNRDGVPYKLTLSLSPPLTAMMADSLVQEHYRRYLERLRELAAREVWRTRNDPSFHLVARMYQNLFEDIYRTYLAYGGDLIKAFRELQDSGNVEIITCAATHGYLPLIGLQREVVRAQVEVAVNNHRRHFGRPPAGLWLPECAYNPGDDAILRDYGIKYFFVDAHGLLYATPRPRYSIFAPVYTPAGVAAFGRDLESSEQVWSAQEGYPGDFDYREFYRDIGYDLDYEYIKPYIHPSGLRVDTGMKYYRITGKSNYKEPYVPEWASFKAHTHAGNFLFNREHQIKYLSEYMDRPPIVVCPYDAELFGHWWFEGPQFLESLFRQVAGLAHQPFIFITPSEYLERFPVNQPATPCMSSWGNNGYNEVWLEGSNDWIYRHLHHAADEMIRLANRYHEAAGLLLRALNQAARELLVAQSSDWAFIMKTGTMVDYAVQRTKRHLLNFWELAQAIKNNDLDQDKIQALEEANNIFPDINYRVFASR encoded by the coding sequence ATGCCCCGTGGCTATGTCGCCCTGGTTTTACATGCCCATCTGCCTTATGTCCGGGATACAGAAGACGACTTTTCCCTGGCCGAAAAGTGGTTCCACGAGGCCATGACGGAAACGTATATCCCCTTGCTCCATGTGTGCCGGCGGTTGAACCGGGACGGGGTGCCGTATAAGTTGACCTTGTCCTTAAGTCCGCCGTTGACGGCCATGATGGCCGATTCATTGGTTCAGGAACATTACCGCCGTTACCTGGAGCGCTTGCGGGAGCTGGCCGCCCGTGAGGTATGGCGCACCAGGAACGATCCTAGTTTCCACCTGGTTGCCCGCATGTATCAAAATCTCTTTGAAGACATCTATCGTACTTACCTGGCCTACGGTGGCGACCTGATCAAGGCCTTCCGGGAACTCCAGGACAGCGGCAATGTAGAAATAATCACCTGCGCCGCCACCCACGGTTATCTCCCCTTGATCGGTTTGCAGCGAGAAGTGGTCCGGGCCCAGGTGGAGGTGGCCGTTAACAATCACCGCCGCCACTTCGGCCGCCCGCCGGCGGGCCTGTGGCTGCCCGAATGCGCCTATAATCCGGGAGATGACGCTATATTAAGGGATTACGGCATTAAATATTTCTTTGTCGACGCCCACGGCCTCCTCTACGCCACACCGCGGCCGCGCTACAGCATTTTTGCCCCGGTCTACACCCCAGCGGGCGTGGCTGCCTTCGGCCGCGACCTGGAATCCTCGGAACAGGTGTGGAGCGCCCAGGAAGGCTACCCCGGCGACTTCGATTACCGGGAGTTCTACCGGGATATCGGCTACGACCTGGATTACGAGTATATCAAACCTTACATTCATCCTTCCGGCCTGCGGGTGGATACCGGCATGAAATACTACCGCATCACCGGCAAATCCAACTATAAAGAGCCTTACGTACCAGAATGGGCAAGCTTCAAGGCCCATACCCATGCCGGCAACTTCCTTTTTAATCGCGAACACCAGATTAAATATTTATCCGAATATATGGACCGGCCGCCGATAGTTGTCTGTCCCTATGACGCCGAGCTCTTCGGGCACTGGTGGTTTGAGGGACCCCAATTTTTAGAATCCCTTTTCCGCCAGGTCGCCGGTCTCGCCCACCAACCCTTTATCTTCATCACCCCGAGCGAGTACCTGGAACGGTTCCCCGTTAACCAGCCGGCCACGCCCTGTATGTCCAGTTGGGGCAATAACGGTTACAACGAGGTGTGGCTGGAAGGGTCCAACGACTGGATTTACCGTCATCTCCACCATGCCGCCGACGAAATGATCCGCCTGGCCAACCGGTACCACGAAGCCGCTGGCCTGCTGCTCCGCGCCTTAAATCAGGCCGCCCGGGAATTACTGGTCGCCCAGAGTAGCGACTGGGCCTTCATTATGAAAACCGGCACCATGGTAGATTACGCCGTCCAGCGTACAAAAAGGCATCTGTTGAATTTCTGGGAGCTTGCCCAGGCAATAAAAAATAATGACCTGGACCAGGATAAAATCCAGGCCTTGGAGGAGGCCAACAATATTTTCCCCGATATAAATTACCGAGTTTTTGCCAGCAGATAA
- a CDS encoding superoxide dismutase, whose protein sequence is MAEMLNFWPSWPAVPPGGHQLPPLPYPYDALEPLISERQLRLHHDRHHLAYVEGLNKAELKLIEARQQGDFALVKHWERELAFHGSGHILHSIYWTVMTPWGKGGPSGLLLEKITNYFASMRAFKEQFEKAAIDVEGSGWAILIWQPAWSRLEILTAEKHQDLTQWGGIPILVLDVWEHAYYLDYQNRRADYVKAWWQLVNWPEVERRLQLALAAQVPLNAAS, encoded by the coding sequence ATGGCCGAAATGCTGAATTTCTGGCCATCATGGCCGGCGGTTCCTCCGGGCGGGCACCAGTTGCCGCCCCTGCCTTACCCGTATGATGCTTTAGAACCTTTAATCAGCGAAAGGCAACTGCGCCTCCACCATGACCGCCATCATCTGGCTTATGTCGAGGGCCTCAATAAAGCGGAGTTAAAGCTTATTGAAGCGCGCCAGCAAGGCGATTTTGCCCTGGTGAAGCACTGGGAGCGGGAGCTGGCTTTTCACGGTTCGGGTCATATTCTGCACAGCATCTACTGGACGGTGATGACCCCCTGGGGGAAAGGTGGCCCAAGTGGTTTACTGCTAGAGAAAATAACTAATTATTTTGCCAGCATGAGGGCCTTCAAGGAACAATTCGAAAAGGCGGCTATTGATGTGGAAGGCTCCGGCTGGGCGATTCTGATCTGGCAACCGGCCTGGAGCCGCCTGGAAATTTTGACGGCGGAAAAGCACCAGGATTTGACCCAGTGGGGCGGCATTCCCATCCTGGTGCTTGATGTGTGGGAACACGCCTATTACCTGGATTATCAGAACCGGCGCGCCGATTATGTCAAGGCCTGGTGGCAGTTGGTCAACTGGCCGGAGGTAGAAAGACGCCTGCAACTTGCTTTGGCGGCCCAGGTGCCCTTAAACGCGGCTAGCTGA
- a CDS encoding M24 family metallopeptidase, which yields MTNKQNEVAKKEQRIRELLARMGLDGLCLSRAVNFSWFTAGGNNRVVTGSETGAAALVILGDRKYIVAPKNEIERFLEEQVPDLAFEPWTYEWYESREKAIADLVGSRRIGSDIPMGDWPVLGADLNRLRYSLTEEEIARAREIGAICSRELAATCVNISPGMTEWEIQAELSYRLIKYGIRPAVLLVGTDERAFKHRHPVPTDKKLDKYAVIGLVGEKGGLHLALTRSVYFGRLPDHLRRLYDAALKVEAAFLQASKAGTGSRFIFDRGREAYANAGFPDEWRRHHQGGAIGYAPREYRAGEGDEETIQPDQMLAWNPTVQGTKCEDTVLVKGGGGLEFLTSVPGWWPVEKIMIGHQEVSRPLILER from the coding sequence ATGACAAACAAGCAAAATGAAGTAGCTAAAAAAGAACAGCGTATCAGGGAATTATTGGCCAGGATGGGCCTGGATGGTCTTTGCCTTTCCCGGGCCGTCAATTTTTCCTGGTTTACAGCCGGCGGCAATAACCGTGTCGTGACCGGGTCGGAAACGGGCGCCGCCGCCCTGGTGATCCTGGGCGACAGGAAGTATATAGTAGCCCCTAAAAATGAAATCGAGCGTTTCCTGGAGGAGCAGGTGCCCGACCTGGCTTTTGAGCCCTGGACCTATGAATGGTATGAAAGCAGGGAAAAGGCCATTGCGGACCTCGTCGGTAGCCGCAGGATCGGCAGCGATATACCCATGGGCGACTGGCCGGTGCTGGGCGCCGATCTCAACCGGCTCCGCTATAGCCTGACAGAAGAGGAGATTGCCCGGGCCAGGGAAATAGGGGCCATTTGTTCCCGGGAACTGGCCGCCACCTGCGTTAATATAAGCCCGGGGATGACAGAATGGGAGATCCAGGCCGAGCTATCTTACCGTCTCATCAAGTATGGTATACGGCCGGCTGTATTGCTGGTAGGTACTGATGAACGTGCCTTCAAGCACCGCCATCCTGTACCAACGGACAAAAAGCTGGACAAATATGCCGTTATCGGCCTGGTGGGCGAAAAGGGCGGTCTACACCTGGCTTTGACGAGGTCGGTCTATTTTGGCCGGCTCCCAGATCATTTGCGCCGTCTATATGACGCGGCCCTGAAGGTAGAAGCAGCCTTCTTGCAGGCCAGCAAAGCCGGTACCGGCAGCCGGTTCATTTTTGACCGGGGCCGGGAGGCTTATGCGAACGCCGGTTTCCCGGACGAGTGGCGGCGCCATCACCAGGGAGGAGCCATTGGCTATGCGCCCCGGGAATACCGGGCCGGGGAAGGAGACGAAGAAACCATCCAGCCCGACCAGATGCTGGCCTGGAATCCTACCGTCCAGGGCACCAAATGTGAAGACACGGTATTGGTGAAGGGCGGAGGTGGCCTGGAGTTTTTAACCTCAGTGCCGGGATGGTGGCCGGTAGAAAAGATAATGATTGGACACCAAGAGGTCAGTCGACCCCTTATTCTGGAGAGGTAA
- a CDS encoding L-fucose/L-arabinose isomerase family protein, whose translation MLGRPFFDMPLANEFFVGVKKTLQEAGIAAETIEAPVTIPQEAIAAARKLKEMDLTAIIAVQGTFTDASLILNLAGNVDLPLLIWAVKEEPTGERLRLNSFCGLNLGAHALNAAGKKFKGVYGNPGSPKVEQEVLAFIRAAGAMKWLKGKRIGLVGHRPPGYYTSNFNELDLYSTLGVAVEYISLAEVFSLANEINLIDEPALTVGLAGYDQVDAVAAQKSLRAYLALKKIVADKSLDAVAVECWPDFMVTYGGAACFSLGKLNDDGIVAACEADVNGAATMLLGQYWSGQAIFLADLVIGDEEKNELTFWHCGAAPRSLIATNARATAGVHPNRKIPLSLYFPLREGQVTISRLSPDKNGKLRLLLGKGTGLQAPLLFSGNTLPVRLETPVSQALDTLINKGFEHHYVLTYGDFTKEMREFARLLELEIVEI comes from the coding sequence ATGCTGGGCCGGCCGTTTTTTGACATGCCGCTGGCCAATGAATTTTTCGTGGGTGTTAAAAAAACTTTACAGGAAGCAGGAATTGCTGCGGAAACCATCGAGGCGCCGGTAACCATACCCCAGGAAGCAATCGCTGCAGCTCGGAAACTCAAGGAAATGGACCTGACGGCCATCATTGCCGTTCAGGGAACTTTTACCGATGCCTCCTTAATCCTTAACCTGGCCGGAAACGTTGATTTACCTTTACTAATCTGGGCCGTAAAAGAAGAACCTACCGGCGAGCGCTTGCGTCTAAACTCTTTCTGCGGGCTGAATTTAGGTGCCCATGCATTAAATGCTGCCGGGAAGAAGTTCAAGGGAGTTTATGGTAACCCGGGCTCACCCAAAGTAGAACAGGAAGTCCTGGCCTTTATTAGGGCCGCCGGTGCCATGAAATGGCTTAAGGGCAAGCGTATCGGTCTGGTGGGCCACCGCCCGCCAGGGTATTATACCTCTAATTTCAACGAACTGGATTTATACAGTACTTTAGGAGTGGCTGTAGAATACATTTCCCTTGCGGAAGTTTTTAGCCTTGCTAATGAAATAAACCTGATTGATGAACCCGCCTTGACTGTCGGCTTGGCAGGCTACGATCAAGTTGACGCCGTGGCAGCGCAAAAATCCCTGCGCGCGTACCTGGCTTTGAAGAAAATAGTAGCTGACAAATCCCTCGATGCCGTAGCGGTAGAATGCTGGCCCGATTTTATGGTTACTTATGGAGGGGCGGCTTGTTTTTCTCTTGGAAAACTGAATGATGACGGAATAGTAGCCGCCTGTGAAGCCGATGTTAACGGTGCTGCGACCATGCTCTTGGGGCAGTATTGGTCGGGTCAAGCCATTTTCTTGGCAGACCTGGTAATTGGGGACGAAGAAAAGAATGAATTGACCTTTTGGCACTGCGGAGCGGCACCCCGGTCTTTAATTGCCACCAATGCTAGGGCTACAGCTGGAGTACATCCAAATCGCAAGATCCCGCTATCCCTGTATTTCCCTTTACGGGAAGGGCAAGTAACCATCAGCCGGCTGAGCCCCGACAAGAATGGCAAGCTGAGGTTATTGTTAGGCAAAGGAACGGGTCTTCAGGCGCCGTTGTTATTTAGTGGTAATACTTTACCTGTGCGTCTAGAAACGCCAGTAAGTCAGGCCTTGGACACACTTATTAATAAAGGATTTGAACATCATTATGTTTTAACCTATGGCGATTTTACAAAAGAAATGCGGGAGTTTGCCCGACTTTTAGAATTAGAGATAGTTGAGATTTAA
- a CDS encoding type I phosphomannose isomerase catalytic subunit — MLKKQPLRLAENRVWRMYTGGRLLDRFLGKPGPADGHFPEDWIGSTVLARNLGHDRQGTEGLSYIITPGGERSSLKRLLEQAPAALLGEEHYRKYGPNPGILIKLLDAAMRLPIQVHPDKGLAQKFFNSPFGKTEAWLVLATREINSSPPYILFGFREGVSWEHFVAAVRGNNSPALEQCLHRLPVQAGDVYLIEAGVPHAIGPGNLILEIQEPTDITIRAEKNVGEIVMTDEVAYQGLTLEQSLECYRFEPLTVDETLRKYKLKPRLIKERPGQGREQWLISYTDTPCFALRYLEVESYWEVEGHSTFHYMIVIKGKGRLVAEKATADASTIIIQRGDYFFIPALVSYRIENLREESVEIITCWPPQS, encoded by the coding sequence ATGCTTAAGAAGCAGCCTTTAAGGCTGGCAGAAAACCGGGTCTGGCGGATGTACACCGGCGGCCGGCTATTGGATCGATTTTTAGGCAAACCGGGGCCGGCCGACGGACATTTTCCGGAAGACTGGATCGGTTCCACTGTTCTGGCTCGTAACCTTGGCCATGACCGACAGGGAACCGAGGGGTTAAGCTATATTATCACGCCGGGGGGAGAAAGATCCAGCTTAAAGCGTCTTCTGGAACAGGCGCCGGCGGCCTTGTTGGGGGAAGAGCATTACCGTAAATATGGTCCCAATCCGGGTATTTTAATTAAACTTTTGGACGCGGCAATGCGGCTCCCCATACAAGTCCATCCCGATAAGGGCCTGGCGCAGAAGTTTTTTAATTCACCCTTTGGTAAAACGGAAGCATGGTTGGTCCTGGCGACCAGGGAGATTAATAGTTCGCCCCCCTATATTCTTTTTGGCTTTCGCGAAGGTGTCTCCTGGGAACATTTTGTCGCAGCGGTACGGGGAAATAATTCACCGGCCCTGGAGCAATGCCTGCATCGCCTGCCGGTACAGGCAGGCGATGTTTATCTCATCGAAGCGGGGGTACCCCATGCCATTGGACCGGGAAATTTAATCCTGGAAATCCAGGAGCCTACGGACATTACTATTCGCGCCGAGAAAAATGTTGGTGAGATTGTAATGACCGACGAAGTCGCCTACCAGGGCTTGACATTGGAACAATCCCTGGAATGTTACCGCTTTGAACCATTGACTGTCGATGAAACGCTGCGAAAATACAAATTAAAACCACGCCTTATTAAAGAACGGCCGGGTCAAGGCCGGGAGCAATGGTTAATCAGTTATACCGATACCCCTTGTTTTGCGCTACGCTATCTCGAGGTGGAATCTTATTGGGAGGTTGAAGGCCATAGTACCTTCCATTATATGATAGTCATTAAGGGAAAAGGGCGGCTGGTGGCTGAGAAAGCAACGGCTGACGCCTCAACGATTATTATTCAGCGCGGCGATTACTTTTTTATTCCCGCCCTGGTTTCCTATCGTATTGAGAATTTACGTGAGGAGTCGGTAGAAATAATAACCTGCTGGCCGCCGCAATCCTAA
- a CDS encoding Na+/H+ antiporter NhaC family protein produces the protein MVGTTKREVSLPAALGATIPAILALITASLMGLPLQIPFLLGIFLAGVVGRRCGYRWPEIEQAALQGMGQCCFALLIVILIGATIGIWIAAGIIPTFIYYGLQWLSPRFFLAEACLLTFLMALATGSDAGAFGTIGMALLAIGYGLGIPVPITAGAVTTGGIAGHIVSPLSDLSAMAISANGGSLPELVKLFARRVVPALVISMLFYGVYGIFQTGKTNDLATTGLLTELEKLFVISPLLFTPVVLLFLLIILRVPLVPALGINLLLSAAISMLFQRVNFRDVIRFMSNGYTVPAGNQLAAMLNKGGIIGFGNIIELILLASAWATVLQHIGVLELLLGKLANVKLLRGRICATGTLLGVLMSILTCAIIPAVLVPSLWLKERYKEAGYGPEHLSRDLVEGSFAVAALVPWTNLNFIVLGTLGVGAFQTTPYNIFSWLIVIFGFVAGLRRPSRSGSKY, from the coding sequence ATGGTAGGAACCACAAAAAGAGAAGTGAGTCTTCCGGCAGCACTGGGAGCCACGATACCGGCGATATTAGCGTTAATAACGGCAAGCCTTATGGGCTTGCCGTTACAAATTCCCTTTTTGTTAGGTATTTTTTTAGCCGGTGTTGTTGGCCGGCGTTGCGGCTACAGGTGGCCGGAAATCGAGCAGGCTGCCTTACAGGGCATGGGCCAGTGTTGCTTTGCCTTATTGATCGTTATCTTAATTGGCGCCACCATTGGCATTTGGATCGCGGCGGGTATTATCCCCACCTTTATATACTATGGCCTCCAATGGTTGTCGCCACGGTTTTTCCTGGCGGAAGCATGCCTGTTAACCTTTTTGATGGCCCTGGCCACCGGATCCGATGCTGGTGCCTTCGGAACTATAGGGATGGCCTTGCTGGCTATTGGCTATGGTCTGGGGATACCTGTACCCATCACTGCCGGGGCAGTTACGACCGGGGGTATAGCGGGACACATTGTTTCGCCTTTAAGCGACCTTTCGGCAATGGCTATCAGTGCCAATGGTGGCAGTTTGCCTGAGCTGGTAAAACTGTTTGCCCGCCGGGTGGTACCGGCCCTGGTTATCAGCATGTTGTTTTACGGCGTATACGGCATTTTCCAGACGGGAAAGACGAACGATTTAGCAACGACAGGATTATTGACCGAGCTGGAAAAACTTTTTGTCATCAGCCCCTTGTTGTTTACGCCTGTGGTCTTGCTGTTTCTCTTGATCATTTTGCGGGTGCCGTTGGTACCGGCATTGGGAATAAATTTATTGTTATCAGCAGCAATATCCATGCTTTTTCAGAGAGTAAATTTTAGGGATGTAATTAGATTTATGAGTAACGGCTATACCGTTCCTGCCGGTAACCAATTGGCTGCTATGCTCAATAAAGGCGGTATAATCGGTTTCGGTAATATTATTGAGTTAATTCTCCTGGCTTCGGCCTGGGCCACCGTATTACAGCACATAGGGGTGCTGGAGTTGTTGTTGGGAAAACTGGCTAACGTGAAGTTGCTAAGAGGCAGGATATGCGCTACCGGTACTTTGCTGGGCGTTTTAATGTCGATCCTAACCTGCGCCATAATCCCGGCGGTACTGGTGCCTTCCCTGTGGCTCAAAGAACGGTACAAGGAGGCGGGCTACGGGCCGGAGCACCTTTCCCGTGACCTGGTGGAAGGTTCCTTTGCTGTAGCTGCCCTGGTACCCTGGACGAATTTAAATTTTATCGTTCTTGGTACCCTGGGGGTTGGGGCCTTTCAAACTACACCTTATAATATCTTTTCCTGGCTTATAGTTATTTTCGGGTTTGTGGCGGGTTTGCGCCGGCCGAGCAGATCCGGTTCCAAATACTGA